Genomic DNA from Jejubacter calystegiae:
CATTGTCGACCGTTCGGAACTGCTGCTGGCGGCCAGCCCCGGCTACCTGGCGCGCCATGGTATACCCGAAACGCCCCGCACCCTGATGAACCATAATTGTCTGGTCTACAAGGGCGCCATGGGGCTTCAACGCACCTTCTTCTCCCGCCCCGGTACTACGCCGCAGGTGATGACGCTGAGTGGTTCGCTGACCTCCAACAACGCTGAAACCCTGGTCAATGCGGCGCTTAGCGGCGCCGGTATTATCATGATGCCCGACTGGCAGATAGGCGAACTGCTACGCACCCGACAGCTGGCATTACTGTTGCCAGACTATACGGTTTCCACTCATCAGGAACCGCCGCTGATCGCCATGCTGTATCCCCATACCCGTTACCTGTCACTCAGCGTCCGGACGGTTATCGACTTTTTTATCGACCGTTTCGGCTCACCGCCCCGTTGGAAGTTACCTGGCGATAAACGCGAATGGTGCTGGCAGCCTGACCAAAAAGTTTAGCTTTATAGTGTGATTTCAATTGATTACAAATACTTGTTATCTAATCAGGCTCTTCTATGATGGAAAGAGGAGCATGTTCCCGTTCAGGAGGGCTCATGAAAATTGTCATCACCGGCGGCACCGGACTGATCGGCCGTCATCTCGCGCCACGCCTGCTGAGCCTGGGCCATGAAATCACAGTGGTCACGCGCAACCCGGAGCGGGCGCGGAGTCTGCTCGATCCGCGCATCAGCCTGTGGAAAGGATTGTATGACCAGGCCTCGCTGGACGGTTTTGATGCTGTGATTAATCTGGCGGGAGAGCCTATTGCCGACCGGCGCTGGAACACGGCCCAGAAAGAGCGTCTGTGCCAGAGCCGCTGGCAGATAACCGAACAGCTGGTTGCGCTGTTTAAAGCCAGCGCCAGACCGCCCGCCATTCTGATTTCCGGCTCGGCAACCGGCTATTATGGCGATCTTGGGGAAGTGGTGGTGACCGAAGAGGAGCCGCCGCATAACGAGTTTACCCATAAACTCTGTGCCCGCTGGGAACAGATCGCCTGCCAGGCTCAGGGTGACCAGACCCGGGTCTGTCTGTTACGTACCGGCGTGGTGCTGGCCCCGAAGGGCGGTATTCTCGGTAAGCTGCTGCCGCTGTTTCGCATCGGGTTCGGCGGCCCCAGCGGCAGCGGGCGTCAGTATCTGCCGTGGATCCATATTGATGATATGGTCAACGCCATTATCTGGCTGCTGGATAACGATTTACGTGGTCCCTTTAATATGGTCGCCCCCTACCCGGTCCGCAACGAGCAGTTTGCCCATGCTCTGGGCCATGCCCTGAAGCGGCCTGCTTTGGTTCGCGCCCCCGCGTTCGCCATCCGGGCGTTGATGGGAGAATCTTCAGTGCTGGTACTGGGCGGGCAGCGGGCATTACCCAAACGGCTGGAGGCATCGGGCTTTGGTTTTCGCTGGTACGATCTGGAGGAGGCGTTACAGGACGTGCTGGATCAGACCTCCTCCAGATAGCGATTACTCCTGGCGCGTCGGCTCAGCGGTCGGCGTGCGTTGCCGGACTCGCTTTGGTTGCGGCACCCGAATAATAAAGGTCAGAACCCCGGCAAACAGATAGAGTCCGGTGTAGGCCCACACCACGCCCACGATATCAAAGAATGGCAGTAGCGCCGAAGCAATGGCCGGCGCCACAAAGTTACTCAGCCCGGCAGAAAGGTTATAGATAGAAACTGCTGCCCCCTTGTGATTCGGCTCAAGAGTCGGGAACACTGCCGTCATCGGCACAAATGCCGCTACAAAGATGCCCAGCATCACCGCCGGTACCATCGCCATCCAGTAATTATGACCAAACCAGAGCGGCACGTAGTAGAACGCCAGGCTGGAGACAGCCATGCCCAGACAGCCAAACCAGCGCACCTGACGAATCCAACCAATAACCTCTCCGGTGATCCCCCAGAAGATATTGGTAAAGATGGTTACAAAGAAAAAGACCGCCCAAATCTGCAACCACTCCGAAATGGAAAAACCCAGCCGATCGACGAACAGTAGCGGCATAATCACCGCAAATCCGAACAGTGACAGGGTATTGATAATGCGGATCAGGCAGGCATAGAACACATCGCGGTTCACAAACAGAATGGTGACCGCCCGGGAGAGTTCGGTCATCTTATCGCGCAGCGGCAGATTCATTCGCGAGCGATCCACCTCCACGTTACGCAGACTGAAAAAGGCGAGGATCCCGCCGCAGGCCACCCAGGCGATGGCAAACCACAGGGTTCCGGTTTCCCCCATTCCGGGAATGATCAGACTGGGCAGATAGCTGCCCACGACGCCGATACCGACCGAATACATCGCCCAGAACCAGCCAGTGGCCGCCGCCAGCCGTTCCCGCGGCAGCACCTGAACCAGTAGCAACATAAATGAATAGATAAACAGCGGATAGGCCAGGCCGCGAATCCCATAGAACAGCAGCATCAGCGGGTAGTTGCGCATCCCCAGTCCCAGCGCCATAAACAGCGCATGCATGACGATCCACAGCACAAAACCGATCAGCATTGCCCGTTGCGGGGTAATGATTTCCGCCACCACGCCGGAAGCCCAGGCGGCCAGCGCCGCCGCCAGACCATATACCGTAAATACCATTGCCGACTGGGCAGGGCTAAAACCCATATCGGTAATGTGTCGCGATAAAAAAGCCATTTCGAATCCGTCGCCGGACATGAAGATCGCGATAGCGATGAATCCCCACAGCAGTTTTGTCGGTAAGCCAAACCAGTATTCTTTAGATTGAGATTGCATAACAATCTTCCTTTTTTTTACCGGAAATAAAGGCCTCAGGCAGGTACAGAGGCCGCTCGTTACATTCAGCCAGAAACTGGCTGGTGCTGTTCGATCCAGGTTTCCAGTCGCGCGACGGTGTGCGCCACCAACTTGTGGAATGTCCGGTCCTGGGCCAGCTCGCCAAACAGGGTGGGATCCCGCAGGTAACTGCCCAGCGGATCGCTGCCGGTCAGGCGCTGGCGCAGCGCTTCCGGCTGTATCACGCCATCCTGATAAGTCCAGGGCAGCGCATCCTGGGCCCAGCGTTCAAGAAACAGGAAAAACAGCGCCGGTAGCACCGCGGTTGCCTCAGGGGTATGCCCGGCCCGCAGGCGTTCAATCAGGGTTGGTGTCACCATGCCAGGAATTTTCGACAAACCATCTGCCGCTACCCGCTGATTGGTATCGCGGATCCACGGATTGGCGAAGCGCGCCAGCACCACGTCGCGGTAATCGGCTAAATCGAGCGGACTGGGCGTTAACGATGGGATCACATCGCGGGTAATATATTCCCGCGCCATCTGCTGTATCTGCGGCTGACGGGTACTCTCATCGATATAGTCGTAGCCAACGAGCGTCCCTGCCCAGGCGATACAGCTGTGAGTGGCGTTCAGAATGCGAATTTTCGCCTCCTCCCAGGGCAGTACCGAATCCACCATCTCCACCCCAACCTTCTCCAGCGCGGGCCTTCCGGCGATAAAGTCATCTTCGATAACCCACTGGATAAAGGATTCACCCATCACTGCCGCCCCGTCGTCAAAGCCGGTGGCCTCTTTTACCCGCTGCGCCACGTCCGGCGTAGGACGCGGCGTGATGCGATCGACCATGGTATCCGGCGAGGTCGTGTTATCACGTACCCACTGCGCCAGCGGTTGCTCGCCCTTTTCCGTCAGGAAGGCGAGAAAACCGTGACGAAAGCGCCCGCCGTTATGGCGCAGGTTATCGCAGCTCAACAGCGTCACCGGTGCGCCCCCCTGCGCCATACGTTGGTGGAGGATCCGGGTCAGCGCGCCATACAGCGTGCAGGCATCGCCGCGCAGATCGGCCTGAATATCTACCTGGGTAAGATCTAGCTCATGATCGGGCGTTAAGTAGTAACCGGCTTCGGTCACCGTGAAGGCAATAATGCGGGTCTCCGGCGCCGCTCCCTGAGCCACCAGCGCGCTCAGTTCGCTATCCCAGGGCAGAATGCGGCGGATGGAGGTAATGGTCTCCCATTCCCGCTCGCCGTCGGGCGTCACCGTCTCCAGCACGTATTTCCCCTGCTGGGCTGCCAGCCGTTCCAGTAACGCCGCCGCATCGGAGCGCACATTGCCCAGGGCGATACTCCACGCATCATCCCCCTGCTCCCTCAGTTTGTGCAGGTACCAGGCCTGATGCGCGCGATGGAAAGAGCCTGCGCCGATATGCATCCACACCGATTTCGTCGTCATAGTCGCTCCGGTTTTAAATATTTGCCAAATGAAAGAGCATTTGCCCTATTCTTAAAAAGTTGTTGAATAGTAGTTGCCGAATGGTGTTTTTTTCCGCGATCTACGCCTCATTTTGAATATTTGCTTTTTTAAAGGGCTTTTGCTCACTATGGAAAATAACGCTTCAGGGATAGAATGACGGCAGGACAGAATCGGACACGATGATGAATAAAGAAGAGAAAAAACAGGAACTCGCGGCACGCGCCGCCTGGATGTACTACGTTGCCGGTCTTACCCAGCAGGAGGTGGCCCAGGCGCTGGGGGTCTCACGCCAGGTGGCTCAGCGACTGGTCTCCTCGGCGCGCGAAATGGGGATTGTCAGCGTCAGTATTCGTCACCCGGTGAGTTACTGCCTGGATCTGGCCAGTGCGCTTCAGGAAAAATATGGCCTGACGCTGTGCCGGGTGGCTCCGTCAGGAGCGCTGAGCGACGAACCGGCACTGCAGATTCTGGCAGTGGAAGGTGCAGAAGTGATGGCGCAGTTTATTGCCGATGAATCGCCCCAGACTTTTGGAATAGGCTCGGGAAAAACCCTGGGCGCCATTGTCGACGCCCTCCCCTGGCTGGAACGCCCCCAGCACCAGTGCGTCTCGATGATAGGCGCCATCGCCCAGGATGACTCCGGCACCCGCTACGATATGCCGCTCAAAATGGCGGAGAAAATGCAGGGCAAGTATTTCTTCATTCCGGCACCGCTCTATGCCGACAGCCCGGAAGATAAAACAATGTGGTGCCGCCACCAGGTCTGGCAGCGCGTGGCGGACCGCGCCCGAGCTGCCAGCATCACCTTCCTGGGTATTGGCGAAGTGGGGCCTGGCTGCCCCCTGAATACCGAAGGCTTTATTACCGATGAGCAGGTGCGCCAGCTAAATAACCGTGGCGTGGTGGGGGAAATGCTGGGGCACTTCTTTAACCACGATGGCGAACGCATCTATGGCGAAACCGACCAGTTACTGACCAGCGTTCCCCTGGAAAGCCAGACTTCACGGCCGATTATCGGCTTCGCCGGCGGGCAGCAGAAATATCAGGCGATTCGCGCCGCGCTGCGCGGCGCCTGGATCTCCGGGCTGGTGACTGACGAAGCGACGGCCCGCTGGCTGCTGGCGACGGAATAAACTATTTTCCCGAGGCGTCTCGGAGTTTTTATTTTAGCGGCTGGCGTCTTCTCTGGTCTGTGATAATTTCCGGGTAATCAACAGGGAGGTCATCATGGGATCAGCCGCTGCAACAACCCCGCACGACGCCGTATTTCGCCAGTTATTGTCTCATCCTGACACGGCCCGTGATTTTATTGCGTTACACCTGCCAGGCTGGCTGCGCGATATTTGCGCCCCATCAACGCTCAGTTTGGTGTCCGGCAACTTTGTCGAACAGAGCCTGCGCCCGTTTTACAGCGATGTGCTCTGGCGCATGAAAACGGCGGACGCCAAAGGATATATTTATTTGCTGATCGAACACCAGAGTACGCCGGACAAGCTCATGGCGTTCCGGTTAATCCGTTATGCCATCGCCACCATGCAGCGCCATCTGGACGAAGGACACCGCACATTACCACTGGTGATTCCGGCGCTCTTCTACCAGGGGAAACTTCGCTGCTGGCCATGGTCACTGCGCTGGTTCGATGCCTTCAGCGATCCGGCCCGGGCACGCAGGCTGTACAACAGCACGCTGCCCCTGGTGGATATTCAGGCGCTTTCCGATGCGGAGATCCTCAGACACCGGGGTCTGGCGGCACTCACGCTGCTGCAAAAACATATTCGTCGCCGGGATCTGACGGCGTTAATGGACAAGCTGTCGCCGCTGCTACACAGCAAAGAGACGCCGCCTCAGCACGTTGAAGCATTGATCAACTATCTGCTACTGGCAGGGAAAGCCCGTGTGCCAGCCCGGTTACTGCGGCAACTGGCCGAACGACTACCGAAAGACAAGGAGAAAAGTATGCAAACCATCGCCCAATATCTGGAACGGAAAGGACATCGCAAAGGGAAGCGTCAGGGGGCAAGGCAGGCCCGTCGGCATATCGCCCAAAAACTGCTCAGCACCGGAATGTCGTGCGCAGAGATTGCGCAAATTACCGGCCTGGCGCCGGAAGAGCTGGCAAAACTGGGCGAAGCGCCCCGGCACTGAAAGCCGTCAGGCGCCTGACGGCTTCATAAGTCATGATTATTTCAGCGAGCCGGAGAGGAACTGCCGTAGCCGTGGACTCTGAGGATTATCGAACACCGCCTGCGGCGCTCCCTCTTCTTCAATTTTGCCCTGATGCAGGAAAATCACGTGGCTGGAAACGTGGCGGGCAAAGCCCATTTCGTGGGTCACCACCACCATGGTTTTCCCCTCTTCCGCCAGCTGCTGCATAATGCGTAGCACCTCGCCGACCAGTTCTGGATCCAGCGCCGAAGTCGGCTCATCGAACAGCAATACTTCCGGCTCCATCGCCAGCGCCCGGGCAATGGAGACGCGCTGCTGCTGACCGCCTGACAGATGCGCCGGATACTTAACCTGCTGGCGCTCATCGATGCCCACCTTAGCCAGATATTTCTGCGCCCGCTCCCGGGCTTCAGCCATACTCAACCCCAGAACCTGAACCGGCGCTTCCATGACATTTTCCAGCACCGTCATATGGCTCCACAGATTAAAGTGCTGAAACACCATGGTCAGCCGGGTGCGCAGCAGGCGTAGCTGATTTTTATCCGCCACTTTCAACTGACCGTCCCGGTCACGCACCAGATTAATCTCCTGGTTATCGACCACAATACTGCCTTCGCTCGGTTTTTCCAGAAAGTTAATGCAGCGCAGGAAAGTGCTCTTGCCAGAGCCGGAGGAGCCGATAATCGAAATCACATCACCCGCCCGAGCCTGTAGCGACACGCCTTTCAGTACTTCGTGTTCGCCGTAGCGCTTGTGCAGATCGGTTACCTTTAATTGATAGTCAGACATGGTCGTACTCAGTGCGCAGAGGCAGGTTTAGTGTGCCGCAGCCAGCGTTTTTCCGCCCGGCGGAACAGGCTAATCAGCACATAAGAGATAATCAGATACAGCACGGCTGCGATCCCGAAAGCGGTAAAGGGCTGATAGGTCGCCGAATTGATGTCGCGGGCGATTTTCAGCAGATCCGGTACCGTGGCAGTAAAAGCCAGCGCCGTGGAGTGCAACATCAGGATCACTTCATTGCTGTAAGCAGGCAGCGCGATACGCAGCGCCGACGGCAGAATAATACAGCGATACATCTTAAAGCGCGAAAAACCATAGGCTCGCGCCGCCTCGATCTCGCCATGGGGCACCGAACGAATGGCACCGGCAAAGATTTCGGTCGTATAGGCGCAGGTGTTCAGGGTAAAGGCCAGCAGCGCACAGTTCAGGCCGCTGCGGAAAAAGGCGCTCAGCATCTCGCTGCCCTTGACCACCTCCAGGGTGTACATTCCGGAATAGAACACCAGCAGTTGCACGTAAAGCGGCGTACCGCGAAAAATATAAGTAAACAGCCAGACCGGCAGCGACAGAAACTTATTCGATGATACCCGGCACACCGCCAGCAACAGCGCCAGCATGCCCCCCAGTACCACCGAGAGAATCAGCAGCCACAGAGTGATCGCCACGCCGGTAAAGCGGTAGCCGTCGGTCCAGAGCAGCGACTTCCAGTACTCCTGCACAATATCAATCACAGTTCAGCCCTCCTGACGCCTGCCGAGTAACGACGCTCAAGCAGCCAGAGCACGCCGTTGGAGACCGTCGTGAACACCAGATAGATAATGCCGCAGACAATGGCAAACCAGAACGGCTGCCAGGTTCCCTTACCCGCCAGATGGGTGGCTTTTACCACATCCTCCAGCCCCAGCAGCGACACCAGCGCCGTGGCCTTCAGAATCACCTGCCAGTTATTGCCAATTCCAGGCAGCGCATAGCGCATCATGGCAGGGAACAGAATACGTCGGAAGGTTTGCGCACTACTCATACCGAACGCGGTGGCGGCCTCGATATGTCCCCTGGGGACTGCCATATAAGCGCCGCGAAAGGTTTCGGTAAAGTAGGCGCCATAGATAAATCCCAGCGTTACGATCCCTGCCGCCAGCGGATCGATATCGATCTGGGTAAAGCCCAGCGCTTCGGTTACGCCGTTCAGCGCCATCTGTAGACCGTAGAAGATCAACAACATCAACACCAGATCCGGCACGCCGCGGATCAGGGTCGTATAGCCGCCGAACAGCCAGGCCAGAGGACGATTACGCGACAGCTTCGCCGAAGCGCCTGCCAGGCCAATCAGCACCGCCAGCACCAGGGAGCTGAGCGCCAGCTCCAGGGTCACCAGCGCGCCGTTAAGAATGACTTGTGAATAACCGTACAGCATCAGTCCGTCTCATGGGGGAGCATTCACAGCGGCGACCGCCTGCGGGCGCCATGTCTGACGGTAACGATCAGTCACCATACACATTAAAATCAAAGTACTTCTTTGCCAGCTTCTGGTAAGTACCATCGGCGCGCATCTCAGCAAAGGCATGGTTCAGGGCTTCGCGCAGCTCGTCGTCCCCTTTACGCAACCCCATACCGGTACCTACACCGAACAGCTTCTCGTCTTTGATCGCCGGACCGCCAAACTGATAATCCTTACCCACCGGCTGCTTCAGGAAACCTTCGCTGGCGGCAACTTCGTCCTGAAAAGCGGCGTCGATACGCCCGGCCGTCAGGTCGGCATAGATGTTGTCCTGCCCCTGATAGGAGACAATCTCGATCCCCTTAGCCGCCCAGTGGACGTTGCCATAGGTCTCCTGAGTGGTGCCCTGCAGCACACCCACACGCTTACCTTTCAGGCTTTCCAGAGTCGGCTGAATCGTGGAGCCCTTTGCCACCACCAGACGGGAGTCGGCAGCGTAGAGTTTATCCGTGAAATCGATCTCCTGCTGGCGCTTTTCGGTGATCGATAGCGACGACATAATGGTGTCGATTTTCTTCGCTTTCAGCATCGGGATCAGCGCGTCGAGCGGGCTTTCCACGAAGGTACATTGCGTCTTAATGCGGTTACACAGCTCCTTCGCCAGATCGATGTCAAAACCGACCAGCTCACCGCTGGGGCTCTTCGATTCGAAGGGGGCATAAGTGGGATCGGTACCGATGCGTAGTTTTTGGGGAACGGCAGCCAGGGCGCCGGAAACGCTGGAAAATGCCAGCACCAGAGAGAGAGACAAAGCCAACTTTTTCATCATTATCCTCAGCTGAGCGATCTTTATTATCAAAGCCGTAAAAACAACAGGCGTACCGGCTATCCTGCCATTTTTCCATGACAGAGGCCAAAGCTTTCCGCCTTAATTACTAATTTTTATCTGCCGCGGGTGACTAACTATGCATCCGTGCACCACTCTGGTGCGCATCTGGCACCAGAGTGGTGCATAGCATTTCAGTCACCGTAAACGTTAAAATCGAAGTATTTTTTCGCCATCCTGTCGTAAGTGCCATCTTTACGTATCTCTGCCAGCGCCTTATCCATTGCCGCTTTCAGCTCGCTATCTTCCTTACGCAGCCCCACCCCGGTTCCGTCACCAAAGAAGGCTTTGTCCTTTACCGCGGGTCCCGCGAAAGCAAACTCTTTTCCGGCAGGCTGTTTCAGGAAGCCTTCGCTGGCCGCAACCTCATCCTGGAAGGCGGCATCCAGACGCCCGGCAGCCAGATCCGAATAGATCAGATCCTGATTCTGATAGGCCACCACATCCACGCCCGCCGTGCGCCAGTGGGCGTTAGCATATCCCTCCTGAGTGGAGCCCTGCAGGACCCCGACATGTTTACCCTTCAACGAATCCAGAGTGGGTGTAATGGGCGAACCCATAGCGGCAATAAGCCGGGAATCCGCGGCATAAAGTTTATCGGAGAAGGCAATCTCCTTCTGACGCTTTTCGGTAATTGACAGCGACGAGATAATCGCGTCTATCTTCTTCGCCTTGAGTGAAGGGATCAGGGCATCGAAGTCGCTGGGTACCCAGTTGCACTTTACCGCCATCCGTTTGCACATTTCATTCCCCAGGTCGATATCAAAACCGACCACCTGCCCCTGGGTATTGAGTGATGAGAATGGCGCATAGGTGGCATCGGTCCCGATACGAATAGTCTGCGGAAGTGCCGAGAACGCGCTGCTGGTAAGGCCAAAGAGCAGAGTGAGCGCAAGAGCCTGCTTTTTCATTGGAGGTTCCTCTGTACGGGGAAATTTTATTATCAGATGTTGTGTTGCATAGCCGGGACTACCACAAACTATTTGCACGTCTTATGCCAGTCTGGCAGACAGAAAATGTTAAGAAAAAGTTACCGACAGGCAAAAGATAGCAGCTTCAGAACAGCGACAGCAGAAAAACAGATTGCAGAGGGGAAGTAATTTGTCAGGATATGATCGCGATTACAGATTTGCCCCATCCTGGGGCAAGGCGTTGCAGATTTCCCTTATCAGCGCACCTTTGCGGTGCCCTGCCAGCGGTTAAAGAGATCCTGCGGCAGTTCGATATTGAACTGATCCAGTACCCGGTTGACAGTCTGATCGATCAGATCCTCCAGGCTTTGCGGACGATGATAAAAGGCCGGCATCGGCGGCATAATCAGCGCCCCCATTTCCGCGGCCCGGGTCATCAGGTGCAGGTGCCCCAGATGCAGCGGCGTTTCCCGTACGCACAGCACCAGCTGGCGTCGCTCCTTGAGCACCACATCAGCGCTGCGGGTCAACAAACCGTCGGTATAACTGTTTACGATGCCAGACAGCGTTTTAATGGAGCAGGGAAGAATAACCATACCGTGGGTCCGGAACGAACCGGAAGAGATACTGGCGCCAATATCGCGCGGGTCGTGAACCACATCAGCCAGCGCATGGACATCGCGCAATTGAAGGTCTGTTTCCAGCGCCAGGGTCTGGCGGGCAGCCTGGCTCATCACCAGGTGAGTTTCGATATCCGGCTGCGGCTGTAGCACCTCCAGCAGTCGTACGCCGTAAATCGCGCCACTGGCCCCGGATATACCTACAATCAGTCGCTTCATGCTTACGCCCATCTCATATCAAAGGTGCGGCAACTGTGCCGGATTATGGCGCATGATGCAAGACGGCTCCCGGAAAGGGAGCCGTGAGACTGATGACAAACCTGGGCCGAACGCGTTCGGCCTGAATCACCAGAAAAATTAACACGGAAAATCAATTCATTGATTTTTGGCTGATAACCACAAAGAGGGAAAAACCACGTTTTTCCCTCTTTGTCATCAACCTGACGGCTCCCGGGAAGGGAGCCGCCACTGGTCAGGTCAGCCTTCGTTATGCATCTCCAGGCTTTCGACCTCGTTCTGGAGCTGCATTGCCTTCACGTCGTCGTTACGCAGTGAGTCAAGGAACTCCAGATACTTCAGATCCACATCCTTCGTCACATAGACTCCGTTAAATACCGAGCATTCGAACTGCTCAATATCGGGATTCTCGGCGCGTACCGCTTCAATGAGATCTTCCAGCCCCTGGAAGATCAGACCATCGGCGCCAATAATCTGGCGAATCTCTTCCACTTCCCGACCGTGAGCGATCAGCTCATTGGCGGAAGGCATATCGATGCCGTAAACGTTAGGGAAACGAATCTCCGGCGCCGCAGAGGCCAGATATACCTTTTTCGCCCCGGCTTCGCGCGCCATCTCGATAATCTGCTCCGAGGTGGTGCCACGTACGATGGAATCGTCCACCAGCAGCACGTTCTTGTCACGGAACTCAGCGCGGTTGGCATTGAGCTTACGACGCACCGACTTACGGCGCTGCTGCTGGCCAGGCATGATAAAGGTGCGACCGACATAGCGGTTTTTCACAAAGCCCTGGCGATAGGGTTTATTGAGGATCCGCGCAATCTCCAGCGCGATATCGCAGGAGGTTTCCGGAATAGGGATCACCACATCAATATCCAGATCTTCCCACTCGCGGGCGATCTTCTCACCCAGCTTGCGCCCCATACCCACCCGCGCACTGTAGACGGAGATTTTGTCCAGGAAGGAGTCCGGCCGTGCAAAGTAGACATACTCGAACAGACAGGGCGTGGTAGTGGGATTTTCCGCACACTGACGGG
This window encodes:
- a CDS encoding Rpn family recombination-promoting nuclease/putative transposase, translated to MGSAAATTPHDAVFRQLLSHPDTARDFIALHLPGWLRDICAPSTLSLVSGNFVEQSLRPFYSDVLWRMKTADAKGYIYLLIEHQSTPDKLMAFRLIRYAIATMQRHLDEGHRTLPLVIPALFYQGKLRCWPWSLRWFDAFSDPARARRLYNSTLPLVDIQALSDAEILRHRGLAALTLLQKHIRRRDLTALMDKLSPLLHSKETPPQHVEALINYLLLAGKARVPARLLRQLAERLPKDKEKSMQTIAQYLERKGHRKGKRQGARQARRHIAQKLLSTGMSCAEIAQITGLAPEELAKLGEAPRH
- a CDS encoding ABC transporter permease, with amino-acid sequence MIDIVQEYWKSLLWTDGYRFTGVAITLWLLILSVVLGGMLALLLAVCRVSSNKFLSLPVWLFTYIFRGTPLYVQLLVFYSGMYTLEVVKGSEMLSAFFRSGLNCALLAFTLNTCAYTTEIFAGAIRSVPHGEIEAARAYGFSRFKMYRCIILPSALRIALPAYSNEVILMLHSTALAFTATVPDLLKIARDINSATYQPFTAFGIAAVLYLIISYVLISLFRRAEKRWLRHTKPASAH
- the dalD gene encoding D-arabinitol 4-dehydrogenase: MTTKSVWMHIGAGSFHRAHQAWYLHKLREQGDDAWSIALGNVRSDAAALLERLAAQQGKYVLETVTPDGEREWETITSIRRILPWDSELSALVAQGAAPETRIIAFTVTEAGYYLTPDHELDLTQVDIQADLRGDACTLYGALTRILHQRMAQGGAPVTLLSCDNLRHNGGRFRHGFLAFLTEKGEQPLAQWVRDNTTSPDTMVDRITPRPTPDVAQRVKEATGFDDGAAVMGESFIQWVIEDDFIAGRPALEKVGVEMVDSVLPWEEAKIRILNATHSCIAWAGTLVGYDYIDESTRQPQIQQMAREYITRDVIPSLTPSPLDLADYRDVVLARFANPWIRDTNQRVAADGLSKIPGMVTPTLIERLRAGHTPEATAVLPALFFLFLERWAQDALPWTYQDGVIQPEALRQRLTGSDPLGSYLRDPTLFGELAQDRTFHKLVAHTVARLETWIEQHQPVSG
- the hisP gene encoding histidine ABC transporter ATP-binding protein HisP, with protein sequence MSDYQLKVTDLHKRYGEHEVLKGVSLQARAGDVISIIGSSGSGKSTFLRCINFLEKPSEGSIVVDNQEINLVRDRDGQLKVADKNQLRLLRTRLTMVFQHFNLWSHMTVLENVMEAPVQVLGLSMAEARERAQKYLAKVGIDERQQVKYPAHLSGGQQQRVSIARALAMEPEVLLFDEPTSALDPELVGEVLRIMQQLAEEGKTMVVVTHEMGFARHVSSHVIFLHQGKIEEEGAPQAVFDNPQSPRLRQFLSGSLK
- a CDS encoding LysR family transcriptional regulator, whose product is MSVDIRSMRLFVAVLEMGNFSQVARRENMSPSSVSRIIQQLESELGAQLLYRNTRAIVATEIGRQYGQTFRAMLSELDETTRRVHEREGSPGGLVRINAPVVFGQKHIAPWLGELWRAWPDLKIELVQTDEFIDPLADAADLLFRIGPLADSGAHARIVDRSELLLAASPGYLARHGIPETPRTLMNHNCLVYKGAMGLQRTFFSRPGTTPQVMTLSGSLTSNNAETLVNAALSGAGIIMMPDWQIGELLRTRQLALLLPDYTVSTHQEPPLIAMLYPHTRYLSLSVRTVIDFFIDRFGSPPRWKLPGDKREWCWQPDQKV
- a CDS encoding MFS transporter; translated protein: MQSQSKEYWFGLPTKLLWGFIAIAIFMSGDGFEMAFLSRHITDMGFSPAQSAMVFTVYGLAAALAAWASGVVAEIITPQRAMLIGFVLWIVMHALFMALGLGMRNYPLMLLFYGIRGLAYPLFIYSFMLLLVQVLPRERLAAATGWFWAMYSVGIGVVGSYLPSLIIPGMGETGTLWFAIAWVACGGILAFFSLRNVEVDRSRMNLPLRDKMTELSRAVTILFVNRDVFYACLIRIINTLSLFGFAVIMPLLFVDRLGFSISEWLQIWAVFFFVTIFTNIFWGITGEVIGWIRQVRWFGCLGMAVSSLAFYYVPLWFGHNYWMAMVPAVMLGIFVAAFVPMTAVFPTLEPNHKGAAVSIYNLSAGLSNFVAPAIASALLPFFDIVGVVWAYTGLYLFAGVLTFIIRVPQPKRVRQRTPTAEPTRQE
- a CDS encoding TIGR01777 family oxidoreductase: MKIVITGGTGLIGRHLAPRLLSLGHEITVVTRNPERARSLLDPRISLWKGLYDQASLDGFDAVINLAGEPIADRRWNTAQKERLCQSRWQITEQLVALFKASARPPAILISGSATGYYGDLGEVVVTEEEPPHNEFTHKLCARWEQIACQAQGDQTRVCLLRTGVVLAPKGGILGKLLPLFRIGFGGPSGSGRQYLPWIHIDDMVNAIIWLLDNDLRGPFNMVAPYPVRNEQFAHALGHALKRPALVRAPAFAIRALMGESSVLVLGGQRALPKRLEASGFGFRWYDLEEALQDVLDQTSSR
- a CDS encoding sugar-binding transcriptional regulator; protein product: MNKEEKKQELAARAAWMYYVAGLTQQEVAQALGVSRQVAQRLVSSAREMGIVSVSIRHPVSYCLDLASALQEKYGLTLCRVAPSGALSDEPALQILAVEGAEVMAQFIADESPQTFGIGSGKTLGAIVDALPWLERPQHQCVSMIGAIAQDDSGTRYDMPLKMAEKMQGKYFFIPAPLYADSPEDKTMWCRHQVWQRVADRARAASITFLGIGEVGPGCPLNTEGFITDEQVRQLNNRGVVGEMLGHFFNHDGERIYGETDQLLTSVPLESQTSRPIIGFAGGQQKYQAIRAALRGAWISGLVTDEATARWLLATE
- a CDS encoding histidine ABC transporter permease HisQ — encoded protein: MLYGYSQVILNGALVTLELALSSLVLAVLIGLAGASAKLSRNRPLAWLFGGYTTLIRGVPDLVLMLLIFYGLQMALNGVTEALGFTQIDIDPLAAGIVTLGFIYGAYFTETFRGAYMAVPRGHIEAATAFGMSSAQTFRRILFPAMMRYALPGIGNNWQVILKATALVSLLGLEDVVKATHLAGKGTWQPFWFAIVCGIIYLVFTTVSNGVLWLLERRYSAGVRRAEL